From a region of the Castanea sativa cultivar Marrone di Chiusa Pesio chromosome 10, ASM4071231v1 genome:
- the LOC142612150 gene encoding uncharacterized protein LOC142612150 encodes MALVWATRKLRQYMLAYKKSVKGRAIVDHLAHCSPEEAEEIQGDFSDEDIMGIEVESWKMYFDGATNQNESGIGVLLISPKGTQIPFSSRLNFPDTNNGTEYEACIMEPQAARGLGVKELEVQYQYVPKMQNQIADALAMMTSMMDGPKEDKTRPIVVEQKEEPAYWMTIEEDEGKNGEGGWYSNILQYLKDVTYPPSADKNDQLTIRRLSTNYIICGERLYRRSYDGIHLLYITAKEA; translated from the exons ATGGCACTTGTATGGGCAACCCGCAAACTCAGACAGTATATGCTTGCTTACAAG AAATCTGTGAAGGGGAGAGCGATTGTTGATCACTTAGCCCACTGTTCAccagaagaagctgaagagaTCCAAGGAGACTTTTCGGATGAAGATATCATGGGGATTGAGGTagaatcatggaagatgtaCTTTGATGGAGCAACAAATCAAAATGAAAGTGGCATTGGAGTTctcttaatttctccaaaagggACACAAATCCCATTTTCTAGTAGACTTAACTTTCCTGACACCAACAATGGCACTGAATATGAAGCTTGTATCATGGAACCACAAGCAGCTCGAGGCCTTGGAGTGAAAGAGTTAGAA GTCCAATACCAATATGTGCCCAAGATGCAGAATCAAATTGCAGATGCTTTAGCAATGATGACATCCATGATGGATGGACCTAAAGAAGACAAAACAAGACCGATAGTGGTGGAACAAAAAGAGGAACCAGCTTATTGGATGAcaatagaagaagatgagggaAAGAATGGGGAAGGTGGATGGTATTCAAACATCTTACAATACCTCAAGGATGTGACATACCCACCGTCTGCAGACAAGAATGACCAATTGACCATCCGGAGGTTGTCTactaattacattatttgtggTGAGAGGCTTTACAgaagatcatatgatggaaTTCATCTCCTCTACATAACTGCTAAGGAGgcataa